GCACGGGGTTCGTCAACGGAAAGCTGGTGACCGAGTTGCCCGTTCCGCTCACGAAGGCGCTGCTGGAGCGGGGCAAGGAGCGTTTCACCATCTACTGCACGCCGTGCCACGGGCAACTGGGCGACGGCAACGGGATGATCGCCCAGCGAGGCTTCAACCTGCGCAAGAAGCCGGCGAGCTACCACACCGAACGGCTGCGGAACATGCCGATCGGGCACTTTTTCGATGTGATCACCAACGGGTACGGCGTGATGTTCAGCTACGCGGCAAGGGTGAAGCCCGAAGATCGATGGGCCATCGCGGCGTATATCCGCGTGTTGCAGGCCAGCCAGAACGCGACCGCCGCCGGCGCCCCCGCGGAGGCCGCCGGGAGCGATGTGAGCGCGCAGATGCACCCGACTGAGGAGGCGAAGGTCGTTCGATGAGCAACGAAACACCACAAGGGATGGGACTGCACCGATTCGGGTCCGTGGGGCTGGTCGTCGGTCTCGTGGGCATTCTCGCGTGGGCGGGCCTGTTCGTTTCGGCTGGCGAAGAGGCGAAGCACGCGTTGCTGGGTTCCTACCTGTTCGCCTTCATCGTGCTCGTGTGCATGACGCTGGGGTGCTTTGCCCTCACGTTGCTGCACCACACGATTCGGGGGCAATGGGGACTCTCGCTGCTTCGGTTCTTCGAAGCGGGCGGCGGTCCCACGGCGCTGGGATTCGCGCTGGTCGCCTTCATTCCCGTCGCCTACGGTCTTCACTCGTACCACCTCTATCCTTGGGCGGACCCAGCGCACATCGACGAGATCGTCCGCCAGAAGCAGTGGTGGTTGAACGAGACCGGCTTCATCGCCCGGACCGTGTTCTACTTCGTGGTCTGGATCGCCTGGTCGGCGTACCTTCGGCGCTCGTCGGTGCTCCAGGACCAGAACCGGGACCCGAACGAGGCGATCAAGCGCACGAACGTGTCGGCGCCCGGCTTGGTGATGTTCTTCCTGACGGTCACCGCGGCCTTCACGGACTGGATCATGACGCTGATGCCGCACTGGTACTCCACGGTGTGGGGCGCGTGGCTCGCGGTCGGATCGGCGCTGCTGGCAATGGCGTTCTGCACGGCGATGTTGCTCGCCCACCGCGGGCAACAGCCCTTCAAGGACGTGATCGTGCCGGGTCTCACCAAGGACCACGGCAATCTGCTGTTCACGATGACGATGCTGTGGGCGTATCTGATGCTCTCGCAGTTCCTGATCATCTGGTCCGCGAACCTGAAGGAGGAGATTCCGTACTTCCTCGCACGGTCCGACCACGGGTGGCAGTTCTTGGGGTGGATCGTGATCATGGGGCAGTTCTTCCTGCCGTTCTTCACGCTGCTGGCTCCGCGGACGAAGGCCCACGCGTCGCTGCTCATCAAGGTGGCCGTGTGGATCTTCGTGCTCCGCATCCTTGATCTATACTGGACTGCGATTCCCGCGATCCGGCACGACGGCAGTCCCCTTCCCACCGTGGCCGACGCCCTCGCGTTGCTCGGCCTGGGCGGGCTGTGGTTCTCGGTCTTTGTGTCGCAGCACAAGAAGGCGAACGCCTTCCCCGTGCACGATCCGCGCATCCGACAGGTGGTCGAACATGCATCATAAGTCTGAGCCCGACGACGTCAACGAACTGAAGAAGCTGGGTTACGACCGGCGCGACGTGCAGTTGAAACCTCTGGCCTGGGCCGTCGTGGGCTTCTTCGCGTTCACCGTTCTCAGCGCGATCGTGATGATCCCCTTCTACAAGATATTTGTCGGGGGACCGCTGTTCGCAGGGGAGTCTCCCCAAGCCATCCAGCGTCGCTGGGAAGAGCCACAGCCCCCGCTGCAGAATCGGGAGACGGCGAAGACCGACATCGTGGACCTGCGCAAGAAGGAGCACGAGGCGCTGACGACTTCTGGACCCTCCCTCGAGGAGCCGGGCAAGTACCGGATCCCCATCGACCAGGCGATCGACGAGATCGCCGAGCGCGGCTTGCCGCAGCCGGCCGCGCCCAAAGCGCCGGAGGTGGCGCCGCAATGAAACTCGCAAGAACCTTGTTGGCAGTGGGCACGCTGATCGGAGCGGTCGCCTTGGTCGGAGCGCAGAACAGCCCTCCGCCGAGCGGCCCTTCGCCGCTGAGCCCCACTTCGGGACTCGCCCTCGTGCAGAAGCTCGACGCCCAGGTTCCTTTGGACGCCAAGTTCAAAGACGAGACGGGACGGGACGTCGTCCTGGGCGAGTACCTCGGGAAGAAGCCCGTCGTGCTGATGCTCGTGTTCTACCGATGCGCGGGAACGTGCGCCCTCGAATTCGACTCGATGACGCAGACGCTGCGCGCGTTCAAGACCGAGAAGCTGGGCCGCGACTTCGACGTGGTCACCATCAGCATTCACCCGAAGGAGACGCCGGAGCTGGCGGCGGAAACCAAGAAGGATTACGTCGAGAAGATCAAGAGCCGACAGCCCGATGCCGCCCAGGGTTGGCACTTCCTGACCGGCGAGTACGAGCAGGCCCGCAAGGTCGCGGACGCGGTGGGCTACTCTTACGTTTGGGATCCGGTCAAGGAGATCGTCCGACACCCCGCGGGCATCATGGTGCTCACTCCCGAGGGGCGCGTGTCGCGCTACTTCTACGGCGTGGAGTTTCCCGCGAAGCCTTTGAGCGACGCGCTGGTGCAGGCGTCGAGCAGCCAGATCGGCCCCAAAGCGGAGGAGATTCTGCTCGGGTGCATCATGTACGACCCCCACAACGGGAAGTACACGGTCAATATCCGCCGCGCGCTCAGCTTTGCGGCAGGCCTCACCGTGGTGGTGCTGGTCATGAGCATGGTCGTGATGGGTTTGTCCAACCGCCGGCGCGCCCGTGCCGGCGATAAGGAGGGCGGCGACTCGGCCTAGCGCCGGAGCCAGGTTCCATGTTCAACTTTCCGCTTCGTCCCGAGGCCGCCTCGACCTTTGCGGGTCAGCACGACCTGCTGTTCGGGATTCTGACGGTCCTTACGATCGTGTTTTCCGTGCCGGTCATGATCTTGGCGATCATCTTCGCCGTCCGGTTTCGGGCGGGCAACAAGGTGGACCGGTCGCGCCCCAGCCACGAGAACCTCAAGCTCGAGCTGACGTGGACGATCATCCCGCTGCTCTTGGCGTTGGCGGTCTTCGGCTACAGTGCCAAGCTGTTCGTCGACCTCCGGAAGCCGCCAAAGGACGCGATGGAGATCTTCGTGATCGGCAAGCAGTGGATGTGGCACATCCAGCATCCCAACGGCGTGCGCGAGAACAACGAACTCCACGTGCCGGTGGGGGTGCCGGTCAAGCTCACCATGATCTCCCAGGACGTGATCCATGCGTTCTACATCCCCGAATTCCGCACCCAGTACATGGTCGTGCCGGACAAGTACACGCAATTGTGGTTCCAAGCCACCAAGGAGGGCGAGTACATGATCCTTTGCAACCAGTACTGCGGCACGCAGCACTCGGAGATGGTGGGCAAGGTGATCGTACAGAGGCCCGACGAGTTCCAGAAGTGGCTCGCCGACGGTGGGCGTTCCATGCGTCCGAAGGATCGAACGATGGTCGAGTCGGGCGAGGATCTCTACAAGCTCTACAACTGCGCAAACTGCCATGGAGACGTGGACACGCCGCGCGGCCCTTCGCTGTATGGCCTGTTCGGCAAGCGCCAGCAGATGACGGACGGCACGACGGTGCTGGCGGACGACGAGTACCTGCGCGAGTCCTTGCTCAAGGCCGAGAAGAAGCTGGTCGCGGGCTACATCGCGACGATGCCGAACTACGAACAGGAGCTAAGCGAGGAGCAGGCGCTCCAGTTGATCGCCTACATGAAGACTTTGGGAGTGCAGAAGCCGGCGGCCCCCGCCGCACCGGCGGCCGCGACCACCCCTCAGGAGGGTAATCGATGAGCGCTACGGCAGCTCGACCAGAAGAACTCGACGACGCGACACGTCCGAACTACCTGAACGTGTCCCACACGATCAAGTCGTGGCTCCTCACGCAGGACCACAAGCGGATCGCGGTGCTCTACCTCGTGTCGATCTCGTTCTTCTTCCTGCTGGGAGGATTGGCGGCGTCGATGATCCGTCTCGAGCTGACCTCGCCCCGCGGCGTGATGCTCGAGTCCGAGACGTACAACAAGATGTTCTCGGCGCACGGGATCATCATGGTGTTCCTGTTCCTCGTGCCCTCGATCCCGGCCACCTTCGGCAACTTCGCGCTGCCGATGATGATCGGCGCCAAAGACTTGGCGTTCCCGAGGCTGAACCTGCTGAGCTGGTACCTCTACATGATCGGCGGCGGCCTGATCCTCGCCGCGCTGCTGATGGGCGGCGTGGACACGGGGTGGACGTTCTACACGCCCTACTCGAGCATGTACAGCTCGGGACATGTCGTGCTGGCCATTGTCGGGGTCTTCATCGCAGGCTTTTCATCGATCTTCACAGGTCTCAACTTCATCGCGACGGTGCACAAAATGCGTGCGCCTGGAATGACGTGGTTCAGGATGCCGCTGTTCGTGTGGGCGATGTACGCGACGTCCGTGATCATCGTTCTCGGCACCCCGGTCGTCGCGATCACTCTGGCGCTGGTCGCGGTCGAGGCCACGATGGGCGTGGGCATCTTCAGCCCCGCGCTGGGTGGCGATCCCGTGCTGTTCCAGCACATGTTCTGGTTCTACTCGCACCCGGCGGTTTACATCATGATCCTGCCGTCGATGGGCGTGATGAGCGAGCTGATCGCCTGCTTCTCCCGCAAGCGGATCTTCGGCTACCACTTCGTGGCGTTCTCGAGCCTCGCGATCGCGGGTCTCGGGTTCATCGTGTGGGGCCACCATATGTTCACCTCGGGCCAGTCGACGTTCCAGAGCCTGGTGTTCTCCCTGATTTCGTTCGTGGTGGCGGTTCCTTCCGCGGTGAAGACCTTCAACTGGATGGCGACGATCTACAAGGGCAACGTGGATCTGCGTTCCCCGATGATCTTTGCGCTCGGCTTCCTGGGTCTGTTCGTGGTGGGCGGTCTTACGGGCCTTTACCTCGCGTCATTGGCGACGGACGTGCACCTGCAGGCCACGTACTTCGTGGTCGCGCACTTCCACTACATCATGGTGGGCGGCGCGATGATGGGCTTCCTCGGCGCGCTGCACTACTGGTGGCCGAAGATGACCGGGAAGATGTACTCCGACAACTGGGCGAAGATCGGCGCTGCGCTGGTGTTCGTCGGGTTCAACCTCACGTTCTTCCCGCAGTTCATCCTGGGCTATCTGGGGATGCCCCGGCGGTACCACTACTACGACTTCGCCCCGCAGTGGCAGGCGTACAACATCATGTCCTCGGCCGGGGCGTCCGTCCTGGCGTTGGGGTACATTTTGCCGGCGTTCTACCTGTTGCACTCCCTGAAGTACGGCAAGCCGGCGGGCCGCAACCCGTGGGGCGCCGTGGGGCTGGAGTGGCAGACGGAGTCGCCCCCGGACACCCACAACTTCCACGAGATTCCCATCGTCACGCACGAGGCGTACGATTACGCCGCGGTGGACGAGATCGAGCATGCGCAGGCCCAGGAAGTCATGAAGAAGGAAGCACACATGGGGAGTGACGAGTAGTGTCAACCGCCACACACACGCGGCCCGATCCGGCGGAAGTCGATCTTCACGTCCAGTTCGAGGACATCGAGCAGCAGAACGAGACCTATCTCGTCGGCATGTGGACGTTCCTCGTCACCGAGGTCATGTTCTTCGGCGGCCTCTTCCTGGTGTACATCCTCCAACGGTGGATGCACGCGCCGCAATGGTACGTGATCCACGAGCAGTTGGATTGGCGGCTGGGCGGTCTGAACACGATGATCCTGCTGTTCAGCAGTTTCACCATGGCGTGCGCCGTCCATTTCTCGCAACTGCGCAAGTTCGACAAGCAGCTGCAGATGCTTGGCATCACGATCCTGTGCGCGTTTGGGTTCCTCGTGGTGAAGTTCTTCGAGTGGAGCGCCAAGATCGAGCACCATCTGGTGCCGGGCGCGCACTTCGAGTGGGCGCATGCCGGCGCCTCGAAGGGCGTCGCCGAGATGTTCTTCGTGCTCTACTTCTCGATGACGGGCCTCCACGCCATCCACGTCATCATCGGCATCATCGTGATTGGAGTGCTCGCGACGCTCGTGGCCAAGCGCCACACCTCGGTGAACCGCGACTATCTGCCGACCGAGATGATCGGCCTGTACTGGCACTTCGTCGACCTGGTCTGGATCTTCCTGTACCCGCTGTTCTATCTCATCCCCAAGTCATGAAAGGCACCCACGTTCTCCCGCTCGGCGTTTACGCGAAGAACTTCGCGGCACTGGTCGTGTTGATGGTCCTGACCATCGCCGCCGCGCAGTTCGACGTCGGCGATCACCTGTTCGCCGAGGGCAGCGCGGCCGCGACGTTTCTGAACAACGCGATCGCCATGGGCATCGCGGTGACCAAGGCCACGCTCGTGATCCTCTTCTTCATGGGCGTGAAGTACACCACCAAGCTTGTGCAGATGTGGGCGATCGCCGGCTTCGCGTGGGTGTTGCTTCTCATGATCACTTACGGCGACTATTCGACGCGCAAGCCCGTGGAGGGCTGGACGCCCTCGAACGAGATCATCCTCGGCGTCAAGAAGTTCCCCGGCCCCGTCAACAGCGATTTCAAGCCGATCGAAGGCGAAGCGGCGAAGGGACACTAGGAAGGCCGGGAACCGGGAACCGGGACTCGGGAACCGGGCCCCAACGGGGGTCGCAAAATCTCGCGATTGCACCCAACAATCTCGGCTAGAAGCGGCACTATGAAGTGTGGGGCAAAAGCCGAGCAACGACTCAAAGAGTAAGTGTGCCGAACGCCTCTGGGACGAGCATGGTGAGGCGGTGTACCGATTTGCGCTCCGGCTCTCCGGCAATCGGTCGGTGGCCGAGGACCTCGCGAGCGAGACGATCCTCGCGGCGTTGCAGAGGCTGCATCGGAATGCGGACGAGCCACTTCACCGCGCCTATCTGTTCGGCATCGTCGTGAACAAGTGGCGGCGCGTTCGCAGAATCCGGACCGACGCAATCGACGATCTCGTCGCCTCAAACTCGCCCAATCTCGCTGCTCTCATCGACCTTGAACGAGCCTTTCGGCAGCTGCCGCCGAAGCTCCAAGAGGTGTTTGTCTTGGTGAAGGCCGAGGGCTTCACGTCCAAAGAAGCGGCCGAAGTGCTGAGGCTCCCTCAAGGCACGGTGCAGGCCAGAGTACACGAAGCGGTCCACCGTATGCGGCGCCTGCTCGGCGTCGAGATCCCAGTTTCAACAACTCCTCGAGAGGCGAAAACATGAACATGGAAGAACCGATTCACTTTTCGGGCTGGCGAGACCGGGCCGCCGAACTCGCGTTGAAGGACACCGTGCTGGACTTGATCCCCCGTCGGGACCGGTCCCGCCGCTTACGCGTTCTTGCTTTGGGCCTTGGCGGCTCCAGTCTGGCCCTCGGTGCGCTGTCCCTGTTCGTCTTCTTCGGTTCATCCAAGGTGACGCTGGCTCAGGTGATTGCGGCCGATCAAAAGGCCGACTCGCTGACCATCGTGCACAGACGGATCATGAGTCCCGAGAAGGGCGGTGGTTTCACGGTCACGACGTGGGTTTTGGGCGACCAGACACGCACGGAGCTGCAGCGAGCCCTGGACCCTGAGCCGACCGGCGACTTCTACTGCACGCATGGAGAGGAGACGATCTGGTACCGCTCCGCGCTCAACCTGGTTGTCTACGACGCCAAATCAAAGATTCAACCGAGGGCGAATCGGGCTCCAAGGGTCGAGGAGATGCTCAAGGACTTCGCTGCCGCCAAGGTCGAAGAGGGCTACAACTGGAACGGGCGCACCGTGACGCGGTTCACGTACAAGGCCGATGTCGGCAACACCAACGTGGATGAAGAGTTGCTTGTGGACCCGGAGACCAAGTTGCCGATTCGGTTCACCTCGATGCGGGACCGCGGATCGTGGGGAGATGAGTGGACCTACAATTACGCCAAGTTCGACCCCGCTCGCCTGAAACCGAACGTCCCCGCGAGCGCGCAGGTCATCGATCATCGAAAGCTGCGTGAGCCAATGGCCAGGATTGCGAAAGACGCCAAGGGTGCAGTTGCGATGGTCGTCATCGCTCCATTTGAGGTTGCCGTGCTCATGGAGGCCGCTCGCGTCCAAAAGGCGCCCTTCGGGATCTTCGAAATTGCGTTGACCGCGAAGGACGGTTCGACCAAGATGTACAAAGGACAGTTCGCTGACCCGTTGGGATCGGGCTTGTTGCGGGTTGGGGGGAGAGACTTTGCCGTGATAAGATCGAGTCGGAACGACCCTCACTGGGAGGAGCACTGGTTTGGGAAGAATGTCGCGGGCCACGTCAGGTTCAACGGCGAGACCTACGCGTTCGCGGACGTGCCAACCGTGGCGGCGGGTGGGATCTTCATGCTCAACGAGCCCTTCTCCGCTGCCTACTGGGCTGCCCATCCCAACAAGAACAAGTAGTACCTACTGCGGAGAGTCCCCCCCAGCGCCTCTGCGCCTCTGCGTGAGACATCTCCTAACGCGCCAAAGCCAACTCACACATCGCCCGCATCCCAACCGGCAGCGCCTTGTCGTTGAAATCGAACTCTGGCGCGTGGAGGTTGGGGTACTGCTCCTGCGTTTCGCCGAGGAGGCCCAGCCAGTAGAAGCACGCCGGGCACTCGGCGCCGTAGAACGAGAAATCCTCGGCGCCCATCACCGGCTCCACTTCGTCCGGCGAGAGGGCGTCGCCGAACACGGGTCCTAGGGTCTCGCGCAGGCGCGCGACGGCAGACGCGTCGTTGCACGTCACGGGGTAGCCGTAGTTGAAGCTCAGCTCGGCCTTGGCGCCGAACGCGGCCGCCACCCCTGAGGCGATCTCGTCGATGCGGCGCATCGCGAGGTGGCGCGTGGCCTCGTTGAGCGTGCGCAGCGTGCCCACCAGCAAGGCCGTGTCGGGAATGATGTTGCTGGCCGTGCCCGCAACGATCTTGCCGATCGTGACCACCACCGAGTCGAGCGGCTTCACGTTGCGGCTCGCAATCGTCTGCAGGGCGGTGACGATGTGGCTCGCGACGACCACGGGGTCGATGCCCATGTGGGGCATTGCGGCGTGTCCGCCCTTGCCGGTCACCAGAATCTCGAAACCGTCGGCCGAGGCCATCATCGCTCCGACTCGCGTCGCGATCTGGCCGACCTTCATGCCGGGATAGCCGTGCAGCCCGAAGATCATGTCCGCGCGATTCCCAAGCACCGTACCCGCGAGCGCGCCGTCGTCCACCATCTTCTTGCCCCCACCGCCCCCCTCCTCCGCGGGTTGGAACAACAGGAGCACGTGATTCGGACGCTCCTCGAGCTTAGAGAGCACCCGGGCCGCGCCGAGCAGGATCGACGTGTGTCCGTCATGGCCGCACGCGTGCATCCGCCCCTCGTGGGTCGAGCTGTACGGAAGACCCGTGTTCTCCACGATCGGGAGGGCGTCCATGTCCGCGCGGAGAGCAATCGTGCGGGCACTCGGCACGGTTGCGGGAATGAGCGCGAGGACGCCCGTGCCTCCGGCCAGACCGGGCACGTGCTTCACACCGAGCCGCGTGAGTTCCCGCTGCACCACGCCGCTGGTTCGGACCTCCTGGTACCCCAACTCCGGATGGGCGTGCAGGTCGTGCCGGATCTCCTCGATCTCGGGCAACTCGGCGGCGATGGCTTGGGCGAGGTCCATAGGGAAGAGAATACTTCGTTGCGGGAAACGGGAATCGGGAATCGGGAATCGGGGGACGGGAATCGGGAATCGGGAAACGGGAATCGGGGGACGGGAATCGGGAGTCGGGGAGGAGGGCGTGCCAAACTGATGACTTGGCTGACGCGCCCCCTTTCCAACGAACCGCGCTCCGACGGGCCTTTGCCCCCGGCATCGCCGCGGTGCGCAGCCAGATCGGGCCTCTGGTCGTCATCCAGATCGCCGCGGTGATGCTCGTCATCGCCTACTACCGAAGCCCCGAGATGCAGACGGTCGCGGCGAAGCTGGCCGGGGTCAAAGTGGCGGGGGGGCTGCTCTTCTCTTTCCTGGCGGGGGGCGTTGCCGGAGGGGCGATCCCCGAGTTCGCCAGGCTCCTTCTGCGCCGCATCCCGCGGTTCGATCGTGCCTGGGCCGCCACAGCGGGCTACAACGCGCTGGTCTATGGGGTCGTGGGCGTCCAGGTGGACCTCTTCTACCAACTGCAGGGGCTCGTCTTCGGCACGGGCAACGATGCCCAAACCCTCATCGTCAAGACTGCGGTCGACATGTCGCTCTTCACCACGGTGATCAGCATCCCCACGGCCGTGTTCCTCTACGCGTGGAAGCGCAGGGGATTTCGGTTCGACGGGTGGCGTTCGGCCTTCTCGCGCAGGTTCTACGCCAAGGAGGTGTGGCCGACGCTCATCCCCTGCTGGGCGTTCTGGATCCCCGTTCTCCTGTGCGTCTACGCCATGCCCGCCGACTTGCAGTTCTGCTTCGCGGTGCTCGCCGAGGCCGCGTGGAGCATGGTGTTCGTCTTCATGGTCACG
This is a stretch of genomic DNA from Fimbriimonadaceae bacterium. It encodes these proteins:
- a CDS encoding cytochrome c → MTFSNGIRAVVAGGGAMLVLAGCHTDMWVQPRTKALDKSTFYADGQSARKPVAGTVAQGHLNADDAFSTGFVNGKLVTELPVPLTKALLERGKERFTIYCTPCHGQLGDGNGMIAQRGFNLRKKPASYHTERLRNMPIGHFFDVITNGYGVMFSYAARVKPEDRWAIAAYIRVLQASQNATAAGAPAEAAGSDVSAQMHPTEEAKVVR
- a CDS encoding SCO family protein, which gives rise to MKLARTLLAVGTLIGAVALVGAQNSPPPSGPSPLSPTSGLALVQKLDAQVPLDAKFKDETGRDVVLGEYLGKKPVVLMLVFYRCAGTCALEFDSMTQTLRAFKTEKLGRDFDVVTISIHPKETPELAAETKKDYVEKIKSRQPDAAQGWHFLTGEYEQARKVADAVGYSYVWDPVKEIVRHPAGIMVLTPEGRVSRYFYGVEFPAKPLSDALVQASSSQIGPKAEEILLGCIMYDPHNGKYTVNIRRALSFAAGLTVVVLVMSMVVMGLSNRRRARAGDKEGGDSA
- the coxB gene encoding cytochrome c oxidase subunit II, which encodes MFNFPLRPEAASTFAGQHDLLFGILTVLTIVFSVPVMILAIIFAVRFRAGNKVDRSRPSHENLKLELTWTIIPLLLALAVFGYSAKLFVDLRKPPKDAMEIFVIGKQWMWHIQHPNGVRENNELHVPVGVPVKLTMISQDVIHAFYIPEFRTQYMVVPDKYTQLWFQATKEGEYMILCNQYCGTQHSEMVGKVIVQRPDEFQKWLADGGRSMRPKDRTMVESGEDLYKLYNCANCHGDVDTPRGPSLYGLFGKRQQMTDGTTVLADDEYLRESLLKAEKKLVAGYIATMPNYEQELSEEQALQLIAYMKTLGVQKPAAPAAPAAATTPQEGNR
- a CDS encoding cbb3-type cytochrome c oxidase subunit I, which codes for MSATAARPEELDDATRPNYLNVSHTIKSWLLTQDHKRIAVLYLVSISFFFLLGGLAASMIRLELTSPRGVMLESETYNKMFSAHGIIMVFLFLVPSIPATFGNFALPMMIGAKDLAFPRLNLLSWYLYMIGGGLILAALLMGGVDTGWTFYTPYSSMYSSGHVVLAIVGVFIAGFSSIFTGLNFIATVHKMRAPGMTWFRMPLFVWAMYATSVIIVLGTPVVAITLALVAVEATMGVGIFSPALGGDPVLFQHMFWFYSHPAVYIMILPSMGVMSELIACFSRKRIFGYHFVAFSSLAIAGLGFIVWGHHMFTSGQSTFQSLVFSLISFVVAVPSAVKTFNWMATIYKGNVDLRSPMIFALGFLGLFVVGGLTGLYLASLATDVHLQATYFVVAHFHYIMVGGAMMGFLGALHYWWPKMTGKMYSDNWAKIGAALVFVGFNLTFFPQFILGYLGMPRRYHYYDFAPQWQAYNIMSSAGASVLALGYILPAFYLLHSLKYGKPAGRNPWGAVGLEWQTESPPDTHNFHEIPIVTHEAYDYAAVDEIEHAQAQEVMKKEAHMGSDE
- a CDS encoding cytochrome c oxidase subunit 3 — encoded protein: MSTATHTRPDPAEVDLHVQFEDIEQQNETYLVGMWTFLVTEVMFFGGLFLVYILQRWMHAPQWYVIHEQLDWRLGGLNTMILLFSSFTMACAVHFSQLRKFDKQLQMLGITILCAFGFLVVKFFEWSAKIEHHLVPGAHFEWAHAGASKGVAEMFFVLYFSMTGLHAIHVIIGIIVIGVLATLVAKRHTSVNRDYLPTEMIGLYWHFVDLVWIFLYPLFYLIPKS
- a CDS encoding cytochrome C oxidase subunit IV family protein — protein: MKGTHVLPLGVYAKNFAALVVLMVLTIAAAQFDVGDHLFAEGSAAATFLNNAIAMGIAVTKATLVILFFMGVKYTTKLVQMWAIAGFAWVLLLMITYGDYSTRKPVEGWTPSNEIILGVKKFPGPVNSDFKPIEGEAAKGH
- a CDS encoding RNA polymerase sigma factor, with product MYRFALRLSGNRSVAEDLASETILAALQRLHRNADEPLHRAYLFGIVVNKWRRVRRIRTDAIDDLVASNSPNLAALIDLERAFRQLPPKLQEVFVLVKAEGFTSKEAAEVLRLPQGTVQARVHEAVHRMRRLLGVEIPVSTTPREAKT
- a CDS encoding amidohydrolase; this encodes MDLAQAIAAELPEIEEIRHDLHAHPELGYQEVRTSGVVQRELTRLGVKHVPGLAGGTGVLALIPATVPSARTIALRADMDALPIVENTGLPYSSTHEGRMHACGHDGHTSILLGAARVLSKLEERPNHVLLLFQPAEEGGGGGKKMVDDGALAGTVLGNRADMIFGLHGYPGMKVGQIATRVGAMMASADGFEILVTGKGGHAAMPHMGIDPVVVASHIVTALQTIASRNVKPLDSVVVTIGKIVAGTASNIIPDTALLVGTLRTLNEATRHLAMRRIDEIASGVAAAFGAKAELSFNYGYPVTCNDASAVARLRETLGPVFGDALSPDEVEPVMGAEDFSFYGAECPACFYWLGLLGETQEQYPNLHAPEFDFNDKALPVGMRAMCELALAR